The following are encoded in a window of Acetonema longum DSM 6540 genomic DNA:
- the zwf gene encoding glucose-6-phosphate dehydrogenase, translating to MRRFITRGAREELCAEIKAESCGMVIFGASGDLARRKLLPALFELFRRQLLPANFFILGGARTEMDDDAFRRSVRESLAEAGSDSELEEFSGFCHYIAGSYEQPVLYEALKSRLAELEAGCLTGGNRIYYLATPPVLYPVITEGLGRAGLTSDAAGGWSRVVVEKPFGRDLVSARELDRALLRYLTEQQIYRIDHYLGKETVQNIMILRFANTIFEPVWNRQYIDHVQITVAETLGVENRAGYYDQTGALRDMFQNHMLEMLSLVAMEPPASFDGDRHRDEKVKLLRAIRPYSPWDMDQFLVRGQYAQNSDKNLPAYRQEPGIKSDSTTETYAAMQVMVDNWRWRGVPFYLRSGKRLARKVSEIAIAFKPVPHSMFAGLMPENLLSNVLVLAIQPEEGIALSMETKRPGPHMCMSSLNLQFSYRDVFGERSGNAYERLLLDCMAGDQTLFVRRDGAEVAWNVLDPILQQWQEETGSLCFYPAGAAGPEQAEALLAKDGRAWRPLGDR from the coding sequence ATGAGGCGTTTTATAACCCGTGGTGCACGGGAAGAATTATGTGCGGAAATAAAGGCGGAGTCTTGCGGTATGGTGATTTTCGGCGCCTCCGGGGATTTGGCCCGGCGCAAGCTGCTGCCGGCTTTATTTGAGCTGTTCCGCCGGCAACTGCTGCCGGCAAATTTTTTCATCCTGGGCGGCGCCAGAACGGAAATGGACGACGATGCCTTCCGCCGGTCAGTGCGGGAGTCTCTGGCCGAGGCGGGTTCAGATTCAGAACTGGAGGAGTTTTCCGGATTTTGTCATTATATAGCCGGCAGTTATGAGCAGCCGGTTTTGTATGAAGCACTGAAATCGCGGCTGGCAGAGCTTGAGGCCGGGTGCCTTACCGGCGGCAACCGGATTTATTATCTGGCCACGCCGCCGGTCTTGTACCCGGTGATTACCGAGGGTCTGGGCCGGGCCGGGCTGACGTCTGATGCCGCTGGGGGATGGTCCAGGGTGGTGGTGGAAAAACCCTTCGGCCGGGATCTTGTCAGCGCCCGGGAGCTGGACAGAGCCTTGCTCCGGTATCTGACGGAACAGCAGATTTACCGCATTGATCACTATCTCGGCAAGGAGACCGTCCAGAACATCATGATTCTGCGGTTTGCCAATACAATTTTTGAACCCGTCTGGAACCGTCAGTATATTGATCATGTTCAGATTACAGTGGCCGAAACCCTGGGAGTGGAGAATCGCGCCGGTTATTACGACCAGACCGGCGCCCTGCGGGATATGTTCCAGAATCACATGCTGGAAATGCTGTCTTTAGTGGCCATGGAACCGCCGGCTTCCTTTGACGGCGACAGGCACCGGGACGAAAAGGTGAAACTGCTGCGGGCTATTCGCCCCTATTCCCCCTGGGACATGGATCAATTTCTGGTGAGAGGACAGTATGCTCAAAATTCTGATAAGAACCTGCCTGCATATCGGCAGGAACCGGGCATAAAGAGCGACTCGACCACCGAGACCTACGCAGCCATGCAGGTGATGGTGGATAACTGGCGTTGGCGGGGAGTTCCCTTTTATCTTCGCAGCGGCAAACGGCTGGCCAGGAAGGTCAGTGAAATTGCCATTGCCTTTAAGCCGGTGCCTCATTCCATGTTCGCCGGCTTGATGCCGGAAAATCTGCTGTCCAATGTACTGGTTTTGGCCATTCAGCCGGAGGAAGGCATCGCCCTCAGCATGGAAACCAAAAGACCGGGGCCTCACATGTGCATGAGTTCGCTGAATTTGCAGTTCTCCTACCGGGATGTGTTCGGCGAGAGGTCGGGCAATGCTTATGAACGGCTGCTTTTAGACTGCATGGCCGGCGACCAGACCCTGTTTGTCCGCCGCGACGGGGCGGAAGTTGCCTGGAACGTACTGGACCCGATCCTGCAGCAGTGGCAGGAAGAAACCGGATCACTGTGCTTTTACCCGGCGGGCGCGGCCGGGCCGGAGCAGGCGGAGGCGCTGCTGGCGAAGGACGGGCGCGCCTGGCGACCATTGGGCGACCGTTGA
- a CDS encoding helix-turn-helix domain-containing protein, with translation MNIAVRIMELCNERNISINKLANLADLTQSTLNSIMNSRDPNPQYKTIEKICAGLDITLSDFFTAIKSEPELEPDLLRLLDTVKKLSPDQRERLQKLLEAMQK, from the coding sequence TTGAACATTGCAGTACGCATCATGGAATTATGCAACGAACGAAATATTAGCATCAACAAACTTGCTAACCTCGCAGACCTGACCCAATCAACCCTAAACAGTATTATGAACAGCCGCGATCCTAATCCCCAATATAAAACCATTGAAAAAATATGTGCGGGTCTCGACATTACGCTCTCCGACTTCTTCACCGCAATAAAGTCCGAGCCTGAACTGGAACCCGATCTTCTTCGCCTGCTGGACACAGTCAAAAAGCTCTCGCCGGATCAGCGCGAACGTCTGCAGAAGCTGCTGGAAGCCATGCAGAAATAG
- the pgl gene encoding 6-phosphogluconolactonase — MNYTVYQNLEDLSQVAAAAVSQAARRCVEDKGYFTLVLAGGNTPRTLYRILAEQESQIPWPRVYIFWGDERFVPPNHDDSNYRMAHQTLLSRVKIPSGQVYPVPTETATPEQAADAYEARIKTVMTQLDSPGLKWPVFDFILLGVGADGHTASLFPGDPSLNETRRWVCGARGPNGAPRVTLTLPVLNAARQVLFLATGADKQRVIGEILSPEAKNMPHYPAQRVRGDNAAWLLDREAAGKLY; from the coding sequence TTGAACTATACCGTATATCAAAATTTAGAGGACTTGAGTCAGGTTGCCGCGGCTGCTGTTTCGCAGGCGGCCCGGCGATGCGTGGAGGATAAGGGGTATTTTACCTTAGTGCTGGCCGGGGGCAATACGCCCCGGACTCTGTATCGGATACTGGCTGAACAGGAGTCGCAGATCCCCTGGCCCCGGGTCTATATTTTTTGGGGAGATGAGCGCTTTGTGCCGCCGAATCATGACGACAGCAATTACCGTATGGCGCATCAAACCCTGCTGTCCCGGGTGAAGATTCCGTCAGGGCAGGTTTACCCTGTACCTACGGAGACAGCCACACCAGAACAGGCGGCCGATGCCTATGAAGCGCGCATCAAAACAGTCATGACCCAATTAGATAGTCCCGGCCTTAAGTGGCCCGTCTTTGACTTTATCCTCTTAGGCGTAGGGGCGGATGGACATACCGCATCCCTTTTCCCCGGCGATCCCAGCCTGAATGAAACCCGCCGCTGGGTCTGCGGCGCCAGGGGGCCGAATGGCGCCCCGAGGGTCACTTTGACCCTGCCGGTACTGAATGCGGCACGGCAGGTCTTGTTTCTGGCAACTGGTGCGGATAAACAAAGAGTCATTGGGGAAATCCTTTCGCCGGAGGCAAAAAATATGCCGCATTATCCGGCACAAAGGGTGCGCGGTGATAACGCAGCATGGCTGCTCGACCGGGAGGCTGCCGGGAAACTCTATTGA
- a CDS encoding histidine phosphatase family protein, protein MQAIVLIRHAAAEHHINGLTGGWTDSALTEQGCRQAALLAERLHQELNLRPISLYTSDLRRARETAAILGSVCGIEPLATPDLRELNNGLAAGKTEAQAQKLALARTKSFLDWQHYPGAETWRQLYIRSSRFMRELAAQADRGDTLPVLVAHSGSIKTIVAWWIDVDIASLEKLHVSFDISPASITVLRRNKWQESTIERLNDTAHLYAAGMAAPFKI, encoded by the coding sequence ATGCAGGCCATCGTTTTGATACGGCACGCTGCAGCTGAGCATCATATTAATGGTTTGACCGGCGGCTGGACTGATTCGGCTCTTACCGAGCAGGGATGTCGTCAGGCGGCCCTGCTGGCTGAACGATTGCATCAGGAATTGAACCTCCGGCCGATTAGCCTGTATACCAGCGACTTGCGCCGGGCCAGGGAAACAGCGGCGATTTTGGGTTCGGTCTGCGGCATAGAGCCGCTGGCGACACCGGACCTGCGCGAGCTAAACAACGGTCTGGCAGCGGGCAAAACCGAAGCGCAAGCCCAAAAACTGGCGTTAGCGCGAACCAAGTCTTTTCTTGACTGGCAGCACTACCCGGGAGCCGAGACCTGGCGGCAGCTGTATATCAGGAGCAGCCGGTTCATGAGGGAACTGGCTGCTCAGGCTGACCGGGGCGATACTTTGCCTGTGCTGGTGGCTCACAGCGGCTCCATTAAGACCATCGTAGCCTGGTGGATTGATGTGGATATCGCCAGCCTGGAGAAGCTGCATGTCTCTTTTGACATATCGCCTGCCAGCATCACCGTGCTGCGGCGCAACAAGTGGCAGGAGAGCACCATTGAGCGATTGAATGATACGGCTCATCTTTATGCGGCGGGGATGGCCGCACCATTTAAAATCTAG